From the Ruminiclostridium josui JCM 17888 genome, one window contains:
- a CDS encoding TatD family hydrolase, whose amino-acid sequence MIFDTHAHYDDDKFDEDRDSLLQELHSNGIAYILNASADINSLDASIELSGKYDFVYAALGIHPHYAEEMNEKIIEKIKKLAQNSKVVAIGEIGLDYYYDNSPRDIQRYWFERQIDLAKELELPIIIHDRDAHEDTVNIIKKTNAQQVGGIFHCFSGSKEMALDMLKHNLYIAVGGAVTFKNSRRIKEVVEAVPLDKLVIETDCPYLTPEPYRGKRNNSGYLVHIIEKIAEIKGIGTDEVAETTLTNAKKVFKIV is encoded by the coding sequence TTGATATTTGATACACATGCACATTATGATGATGATAAATTTGATGAAGATAGAGACAGCCTTCTTCAGGAACTTCACAGCAATGGGATAGCATACATTCTCAATGCTTCTGCCGATATTAATTCTCTTGATGCTTCCATAGAACTTTCCGGCAAATATGACTTTGTATATGCCGCTTTGGGTATACATCCTCACTATGCGGAAGAGATGAATGAGAAGATAATTGAAAAGATAAAGAAATTAGCCCAAAACAGCAAAGTAGTTGCAATCGGAGAGATTGGACTTGATTATTATTATGACAATTCACCAAGAGATATTCAAAGGTATTGGTTTGAGAGACAGATTGATTTGGCAAAGGAACTTGAACTGCCTATAATAATTCATGACAGAGATGCACATGAGGATACTGTAAACATTATCAAAAAAACAAATGCACAGCAGGTGGGAGGTATATTCCATTGCTTTTCTGGAAGCAAGGAAATGGCGTTGGATATGCTAAAACACAATTTATATATTGCAGTTGGCGGGGCGGTAACCTTTAAGAATTCCAGAAGAATAAAAGAGGTTGTTGAAGCTGTTCCGCTAGACAAACTTGTTATTGAAACAGACTGCCCGTATCTTACACCGGAGCCTTACAGAGGGAAACGCAATAATTCTGGATACTTGGTTCACATAATAGAAAAAATTGCTGAGATAAAAGGTATAGGCACGGATGAAGTAGCTGAAACTACACTCACTAATGCAAAAAAGGTTTTCAAAATAGTATAG